Proteins encoded within one genomic window of Sminthopsis crassicaudata isolate SCR6 chromosome X, ASM4859323v1, whole genome shotgun sequence:
- the LOC141548779 gene encoding uncharacterized protein LOC141548779 yields the protein MAQRRCKMKGTVGTAKLESAGHGAGGEKTRPRHYDDDDEKTCLTPKSGQKGRFCRYRPSDGGERAGRAEVRERSALGGAKGGERGRRYARYIEVKRGESETPIQAKGKEKAARAWGGEKAGRAEGGPRFTRSNEKVKQAKVEGAEKSGGIQAAAQKPGRDRKSVRHGKPTEAYNPKANERAESDTESEEIFEDDYDDDDDAPTRIENYFRICGDGCRLPVKEPPLPIKFVRRPIILEDYDSLDDDESKYDMGPSGEGIISVQRYIAPNPNTKKTSLILLLAFLTASIMLLIYLTFPELNDEEKAKLKIPTTVDEAKALGQLLSKFKDNFSLCKKFNF from the exons ATGGCTCAAAGGAGGTGTAAGATGAAGGGGACCGTGGGCACAGCAAAGCTTGAGAGTGCTGGCCATGGAGCTGGAGGGGAGAAAACCAGGCCTCGCCACTACGATGACGATGATGAGAAAACTTGTCTCACTCCGAAAAGCGGACAGAAGGGCCGCTTCTGCCGCTACCGCCCCAGTGATGGAGGTGAGAGAGCTGGTAGAGCTGAAGTGAGAGAAAGGTCTGCCTTAGGTGGAGccaagggaggagagagaggccGGCGCTATGCCAGATATATTGAAGTCAAAAGAGGTGAAAGTGAGACGCCTATTCAAgccaagggaaaagaaaaggctgCTCGAGCTTGGGGAGGTGAGAAGGCTGGTAGAGCTGAAGGAGGCCCGAGGTTTACTCGAAGCAACGAAAAAGTAAAGCAAGCTAAAGTTGAGGGAGCGGAGAAGTCTGGGGGCATCCAGGCCGCTGCCCAGAAGCCTGGTAGAGATAGGAAATCAGTTCGCCATGGAAAGCCCACCGAAGCCTACAACCCTAAGGCAAATGAGAGAGCTGAGAGTGATACTGAGTCCGAGGAAATTTTTGAGGATGACTATGACGATGATGACGATGCTCCTACTAGGATCGAGAATTATTTTAGGATCTGTGGTGATGGGTGTAGATTACCTGTGAAAGAGCCACCCCTACCAATTAAGTTCGTTAGAAGACCAATCATTTTAGAAGACTACGACTCCCTCGACGATGATGAAAGCAAATATGACATGGGTCCATCGGGAGAGGGGATCATTTCTGTCCAACGTTACATTGCCCCAAACCCAAACACAAAGAAGACATCTCTCATACTGCTGCTTGCTTTCTTGACCGCCTCAATTATGCTGCTGATATATCTAACCTTTCCTGAACTTAATGacgaagaaaaagcaaaactgaaGATTCCCACAACCGTGGATGAAGCAAAGGCCCTTGGACAACTTTTATCGAAATTCAAGGACAATTTTTCTCT Ttgcaaaaaatttaatttctaa